ATCCTGGACATCCCTTTGGACGATCCTGATGCCAACGCGGCAGCTGCCAAGATCCAGGCTAGTTTCCGTGGCCATATGACCCGCAAGAAGATCAAAGGGGGTGAGATTGATCGGAAAACCAAGGACGCCGAGTGCACCAACAGCACCCGCGGCGGCGACCTCCGCAACGGTGACTAGGTACACCCCAAATCCCGCTTCTTCCCCCCAAAACCGGGTCATTGCTACAAGGAAGCTGCTCTGAGTGTCCTTTGCTCTGTTGATTTGGGATGGAGCATCCTTCCCTGCAGAGATTTGGGATGGAACATTCTGCTCTGCGCAGATTTGGGATGGAGCATTCTTCCCCGCGCAGATTTGGGATGGAGCAACCTTCCCCGCACCGGTTCAGGGTGGAGAAGGGGTTTTTCCTCCCAGGAGATGGCAACACACAGGCAGGCAGCCCCTGCCTTGCCCTAAATTTGGGTGCGCGCCGTAGTAGTTGGGAAGGATGGGAAGTAGGATGGGAAGGCGCAGCCCTAGATTTGGATTGAATCTCTCCCTTAGCAACACCACCCCGAGCGCCTCGCCTCAGCacatgctatttttaaaagcctgtgTCACAGTCTCCTGGCAGGAAAAGGTAAATTTAAAAAGCGCCCACGGTGCCGAGGCCGCGTGGCATTGGAGCCCGGGTGGCGGCTGCGCCGTGCCCGGCCCGTGCCCCGTGCCCCgtgcccggtgccggtgccagTGCCGTGAGCGCGGCTGGCCCCGgacagcggcggggccggcccggggctggcGGCGGGAGGCCGTGCTGCCGGCTCGGCCACGGGAGTGTGGCGGGGCTGGGGTGAGACCGGGTGcggctgggatggagctgggatggagctgggatggagctgggatggagctgggatggagcagggagggagctgggatggagctggatggagctgggatggaactgggatggagctgggatggagctggatggaactgggatggagctgggatggagctggatggagctgggatggagctgggacacggagctgggatggagctgggatggagctgggatggagctggatggagcagggatggagctgggatggagctgggatggagctgggatggagctgggacggagatgggatggagctgggatggagctggatggagctgggacggagatgggatggagctgggacggagctgggatggagctggatggagctgggacggagctgggatggagctgggatggaactgggacaCGGAGATGGGACacggagctgggatggagctgggatggagctgggatggagctgggatggagctgggacagaactgggatggagctgggatggagtaGGAACGGAGTAGGAATGGAGTAGGAATGCAGTGGGGATGTAGTGCAGATATAGTGGGGAGGAACTGAAGACGGAGCGGGAATGCAGcggggaggaagagaaggatgCAGTGAGGATGCAGTGGGGATGCAGTGAGGATGCAGGGAGGATGCAGTGAGGATGCAGGGAGGATGCAGTGGGGATGTAGTGAGGTGCAGTGGGGATGCAGTGAGGATGCAGTGAGGATGCAGTGAGGATGCAGTGAGGTGCAGTGGAGATTCAGCAAGGCTGCAGTGGGAAGGAACTGAGGAGGCAGTGGGATGGAACTGGAGCTCAGTTGGGACCCAGTGGGGATGAACTGAGGGTACAGTGGGAACAGAGCTGAGACGTGCTGGGGAAGCAATGGGGATGCAGTGAGAATGCACTGGTGATTCAGTGAGAATGCAGTGAGCATGCACTGAGGATGGGGAGGCAGttcagtggggctgggatgagaATGGACTGAGGTTGCAGTGGGGATTTTGTGAAGATCCAGTGGAGACAATGTGGAAACACAGTGGGGCTGCAAAGGGGATGCAGTGAGGATGTGTGGGGACGAACTGGGGATGCA
This genomic interval from Taeniopygia guttata chromosome 24, bTaeGut7.mat, whole genome shotgun sequence contains the following:
- the NRGN gene encoding neurogranin (The RefSeq protein aligns at 98% coverage compared to this genomic sequence) translates to MGEATSCPSPSPAAGRPPPSAMDCCNEGACTKLDEDILDIPLDDPDANAAAAKIQASFRGHMTRKKIKGGEIDRKTKDAECTNSTRGGDLRNGD